The following coding sequences lie in one Actinomyces capricornis genomic window:
- a CDS encoding helix-turn-helix transcriptional regulator, giving the protein MSAQPSDSLDSRRPRAPAPHEALALHATGFLRDHYREPITIHDLSDHLSYSPSHLTRSFTRVVGVSPIRYLASWRLHEAKRLLISEGLDVAEACYEVGYTSVGTFSRRFVRDVGLPPASLRRSADWLADTSLPPVSLLRPAATRVRVRVVVPPPLRIRLGEEPHQWVGTFPMPIPCGPPCTGALRRGVVEVCLPVVPGAPWLLVTLAPGGADVVEHLAPREPLVARPHRLSGQEEVVTMEVGPAQPWDHPMLVALPALWPG; this is encoded by the coding sequence ATGAGTGCGCAACCCTCGGACTCCCTGGATTCCCGCAGGCCGCGAGCGCCCGCACCCCATGAGGCCCTCGCCCTGCACGCCACCGGCTTCCTGCGCGATCACTACCGCGAGCCGATCACCATCCACGACCTGTCCGACCACCTCTCCTACAGCCCCTCCCACCTCACCCGTTCCTTCACCCGAGTGGTGGGCGTCTCGCCGATCCGCTACCTGGCCTCCTGGCGCCTGCACGAGGCCAAACGCCTGCTCATCAGCGAGGGCCTGGATGTCGCGGAGGCGTGCTACGAGGTGGGCTACACCTCGGTGGGAACCTTCTCGCGGCGCTTCGTCCGAGACGTGGGGCTGCCACCCGCGTCCCTGCGCCGCTCGGCTGACTGGCTGGCGGACACCAGCCTTCCCCCGGTGAGCCTGCTGAGGCCGGCCGCGACGCGAGTGCGGGTGCGCGTCGTCGTGCCCCCGCCGCTGCGCATACGGCTCGGCGAGGAGCCCCACCAGTGGGTGGGCACCTTCCCGATGCCGATCCCCTGTGGTCCGCCATGCACCGGGGCCCTGCGCCGCGGCGTGGTCGAGGTGTGCCTGCCCGTGGTGCCGGGCGCACCCTGGCTGCTGGTCACGCTGGCACCTGGAGGCGCTGACGTCGTCGAGCACCTCGCACCCCGGGAGCCGCTCGTCGCCCGGCCGCACCGTCTGTCCGGCCAGGAGGAGGTGGTCACCATGGAGGTGGGCCCCGCACAGCCCTGGGACCATCCCATGCTGGTGGCGCTCCCCGCGCTGTGGCCCGGCTGA
- a CDS encoding SRPBCC family protein, protein MIRSIHERTINAPAQDLAPLLDGLGGEGDRLWPSERWVPMVLDRPLAVGADGGHGAIRYRVVEYEPGRRVRFLFHRTTGIAGIHELSVEALGERRCRVRHILLGRAHGVMRLLFPVLVAPLHDAVIEDLLDKAERAATGGVRRPTRHPAWIRAWSRFEGRDGARGQGA, encoded by the coding sequence ATGATCCGCAGCATTCATGAGCGCACGATCAACGCCCCAGCCCAGGACCTGGCCCCGTTGCTGGATGGGCTGGGCGGCGAGGGGGACCGGCTGTGGCCCAGCGAGCGCTGGGTGCCAATGGTGCTGGATCGCCCGCTCGCGGTGGGGGCCGATGGCGGTCACGGCGCCATCCGCTACCGGGTGGTGGAGTACGAGCCCGGCAGGAGGGTGCGCTTCCTGTTCCACCGGACCACGGGCATCGCGGGGATCCACGAGCTCAGCGTGGAGGCACTGGGTGAGCGGCGCTGCCGGGTGCGGCACATCCTGCTGGGGCGGGCTCATGGGGTGATGCGGCTCCTGTTCCCGGTGCTCGTGGCGCCGCTGCACGACGCCGTCATCGAGGACCTGCTGGACAAGGCTGAGCGGGCAGCCACCGGTGGGGTGCGTCGCCCGACCCGGCACCCTGCCTGGATCCGCGCATGGTCGCGCTTCGAGGGCCGCGATGGCGCTCGCGGACAAGGCGCGTAA
- a CDS encoding methionine ABC transporter permease, producing the protein MSALTTTAPLASRLLLGAAKNSGTWFDNPVIQRKLGLATAQTLQMTFVSGALTILFGLLLGLALVATGKRGLHANATINMVLSQLVNIGRSMPFIILMVAIVPLTRLIVGTSLGWQAACVPLTIGAIPFYARLVETAVGNVEHGKVEAALMMGASERQITWGVLVREALPTLIQAATVTIITLLSYSAMAGAVGGGGLGDLAIQYGYQRYQLDVMIITVVLILLIVAAIQVVGDMLSRLVDHR; encoded by the coding sequence ATGAGTGCCCTGACGACCACAGCCCCACTGGCATCCCGGCTCCTCCTGGGGGCCGCCAAGAACTCGGGTACCTGGTTCGACAACCCGGTCATTCAGCGCAAGCTCGGGCTCGCCACCGCCCAGACCCTCCAGATGACCTTCGTCTCCGGGGCGCTGACCATCCTGTTCGGGCTGCTGCTCGGACTGGCGCTGGTGGCCACCGGCAAGCGGGGGCTGCACGCCAATGCCACCATCAACATGGTGCTCTCCCAGCTGGTCAACATCGGCCGCTCCATGCCCTTCATCATCCTCATGGTGGCCATCGTCCCGCTGACCCGCCTCATCGTCGGCACCTCCCTGGGCTGGCAGGCGGCCTGCGTGCCCCTGACCATCGGGGCCATCCCCTTCTACGCCCGCCTGGTGGAGACCGCGGTGGGCAATGTCGAGCACGGCAAGGTCGAGGCGGCCCTCATGATGGGCGCCTCGGAGCGCCAGATCACCTGGGGTGTCCTCGTGCGAGAGGCCCTGCCCACCCTCATCCAGGCGGCCACCGTCACCATCATCACCCTGCTCAGCTACTCGGCCATGGCCGGGGCCGTGGGCGGTGGCGGCCTGGGCGACCTGGCCATCCAGTACGGCTACCAGCGCTACCAGCTCGACGTCATGATCATCACCGTCGTGCTCATCCTGCTCATCGTCGCCGCCATCCAGGTGGTCGGCGACATGCTCAGCCGGCTGGTGGACCACCGCTGA
- a CDS encoding SLC13 family permease has protein sequence MTTLETLPLSLAPKEADQEPRARSIPWGRILSATVALALCAGIAVAHALSPEGPSLPASITLIVFVLAVWAWAFTRLDDTYVSLGAGTALVLSGSLSPKELFSSLGDDTIWLLVAAFVIAVGVTASGLTARAAAWLVTGTDRPRVLFHLITAAIVGTVFAAPSTSGRAALLLPVFVAIARALQARPQDSGRQRRARARLVHALSLVFPTVILLSAVGSFLGAGAHLVTAHIVAAAGSRDFSFASWLLLGLPLAALSSHLATELILALFTRRADMRQRISIAMEDLAAGSATPLTGPLTQVENRAALLLGTVVVLWCTESLHGIDPAIVALVGVLVTALPGYGAVSLKKALGKAPWSLLVFMAATLAMGDALVNTGAAQWVASTAFTALSISSPWPFMVAVVLLSTAAHLVIQSRSARSAVLVPIVVALAPAVGVDPAAAAFASTAAAGFCHTLPSSAKPVAMFASAEEVETFTPADLRRLSLILGPAMALLVLACSAWLWPALGLGW, from the coding sequence ATGACGACCCTGGAGACCCTGCCGCTCTCACTGGCACCGAAGGAGGCCGACCAGGAGCCCCGCGCGCGGAGCATCCCCTGGGGCCGCATCCTGTCCGCCACGGTGGCCCTGGCCCTGTGCGCGGGCATCGCAGTGGCGCATGCGCTCTCCCCCGAGGGCCCCTCCCTGCCGGCCTCCATCACGCTCATCGTCTTCGTCCTGGCGGTGTGGGCCTGGGCCTTCACCAGGCTCGATGACACCTATGTGTCGCTGGGCGCGGGCACAGCCCTGGTACTCAGCGGCTCGCTGAGCCCCAAGGAGCTGTTCTCCAGCCTCGGGGATGACACGATCTGGCTGCTCGTGGCCGCCTTCGTCATCGCCGTGGGGGTCACGGCCTCGGGCCTGACCGCCCGGGCCGCCGCCTGGCTGGTCACCGGCACCGACCGGCCCCGCGTCCTGTTCCATCTCATCACCGCAGCCATCGTGGGCACGGTCTTCGCGGCTCCCTCCACCTCGGGGCGGGCGGCCCTGCTGCTGCCGGTGTTCGTGGCCATTGCCAGGGCGCTGCAGGCCCGGCCCCAGGACAGCGGCCGCCAGCGCCGGGCCCGAGCCCGTCTGGTCCACGCCCTGTCCCTGGTCTTCCCCACCGTCATCCTGCTCTCGGCGGTCGGCTCCTTCCTGGGCGCTGGGGCGCATCTGGTGACCGCGCATATCGTGGCCGCGGCCGGGAGCCGGGACTTCTCCTTCGCCAGCTGGCTGCTGCTGGGCCTGCCCCTGGCGGCCCTGTCCAGCCACCTGGCCACCGAGCTCATCCTGGCCCTGTTCACCCGCCGCGCCGACATGCGCCAGCGCATCAGCATCGCCATGGAGGACCTGGCCGCGGGCTCCGCGACGCCGCTGACCGGCCCCCTGACCCAGGTGGAGAACCGGGCGGCCCTCCTGCTGGGCACCGTGGTGGTCCTGTGGTGCACCGAGTCCCTGCACGGCATCGACCCGGCGATCGTGGCCCTGGTGGGGGTCCTGGTCACCGCCCTGCCCGGGTACGGCGCGGTGTCGCTGAAGAAGGCCCTGGGCAAGGCGCCCTGGTCGCTGCTGGTGTTCATGGCCGCGACCCTGGCCATGGGCGACGCCCTGGTCAATACCGGCGCGGCCCAGTGGGTGGCCTCCACCGCCTTCACCGCCCTGTCGATCAGCTCCCCGTGGCCCTTCATGGTGGCCGTGGTCCTGCTCTCGACGGCGGCCCACCTGGTCATCCAGTCCCGCTCGGCGCGCTCGGCGGTACTGGTGCCGATCGTGGTGGCGCTGGCCCCCGCCGTCGGCGTCGACCCGGCGGCAGCGGCCTTCGCCTCGACCGCGGCGGCGGGCTTCTGCCACACACTGCCCTCCTCGGCCAAGCCGGTGGCCATGTTCGCCTCCGCCGAGGAGGTCGAGACCTTCACCCCGGCGGACCTGAGGCGCCTGTCGCTCATCCTGGGCCCCGCCATGGCCCTGCTGGTCCTGGCATGCAGCGCCTGGCTCTGGCCGGCGCTGGGCCTGGGCTGGTAG
- the upp gene encoding uracil phosphoribosyltransferase, whose protein sequence is MRLHIADHPLIDHKLSVLRDSRTPSAVFRQLVDELVTLLAYEATRDVRTEEVEITTPVAVAQCRRLATPQPIVVPILRAGLGMLEGMTRLLPTAEVGFLGMKRDEDTLEVETYANRLPDDLSGRQCFVIDPMLATGHTLVAAIDYLLERGARDVTALCLIAAPEGVATLEAAVGQRANVTVVTAAVDERLNEHAYIVPGLGDAGDRLYGIVD, encoded by the coding sequence ATGCGCCTCCACATCGCCGACCACCCCCTCATCGACCACAAGCTCTCCGTGCTGCGGGACTCCCGGACCCCCTCGGCGGTCTTCCGCCAGCTCGTCGACGAGCTCGTCACCCTCCTGGCCTACGAGGCCACCCGCGACGTCCGCACTGAGGAGGTCGAGATCACCACCCCCGTGGCCGTCGCGCAGTGCCGCCGCCTGGCCACCCCCCAGCCCATCGTGGTGCCGATCCTGCGGGCCGGCCTGGGAATGCTGGAGGGCATGACACGCCTGCTGCCCACCGCTGAGGTCGGCTTCCTGGGCATGAAGCGCGACGAGGACACCCTGGAGGTGGAGACCTACGCCAACCGCCTGCCCGACGACCTCTCGGGCCGCCAGTGCTTCGTCATCGACCCCATGCTCGCCACCGGCCACACCCTGGTGGCCGCCATCGACTACCTCCTGGAGCGCGGGGCCCGCGACGTCACCGCCCTCTGCCTCATCGCCGCCCCCGAGGGCGTGGCCACCCTGGAGGCCGCGGTCGGCCAGCGGGCCAACGTCACCGTGGTCACCGCCGCCGTCGACGAGCGCCTCAACGAGCACGCCTACATCGTCCCGGGCCTGGGCGACGCCGGCGACCGCCTCTACGGCATCGTCGACTGA
- a CDS encoding glycerate kinase, producing the protein MSTTIPTRIVIAPSGFKESMSPEEVCQAVARGVRRVLPGAVVDELPLVDGGEGSAATMARATGGELVAARVTGPVGQPVASHLARLGGASTGTWLIEMAAAAGLRLVPADVRDPGATTTRGVGELITVALDAGAHRIIIGCGDSGTCDGGAGALVALGTRLLDAQGREVEPTGSNLARVDRIDTSGMDPRLASTEILVAGNMHNLLTGERGVARVFGPQKGATPEQVEALDAGLAHWAGLLAGAFPEQVGGRDLLTGPGTGASGGLGAGLAAGTGAQLLSRFEVFMDAERCGMDVDGLIAQADLVLTAEGAVDFQTPRGKIPAEVARRAKRAGRPVIALAGTIGRGAADVHAAGIDAVAGMIPAPMELGEAVARAEELLADATERTLRLVLLGAAMAA; encoded by the coding sequence ATGTCCACGACCATTCCCACACGTATCGTCATCGCCCCCTCGGGCTTCAAGGAGAGCATGTCCCCCGAGGAGGTCTGCCAGGCGGTGGCCCGCGGGGTGCGTCGGGTCCTGCCCGGCGCCGTCGTCGACGAGCTGCCGCTGGTCGACGGCGGCGAGGGCTCGGCCGCCACGATGGCCCGCGCCACTGGCGGCGAGCTGGTGGCGGCGCGCGTGACCGGACCGGTGGGACAGCCCGTGGCCTCCCACCTGGCCCGGCTCGGGGGCGCCTCGACGGGCACCTGGCTCATCGAGATGGCGGCCGCCGCCGGGCTGCGCCTGGTGCCCGCCGATGTGCGCGACCCGGGCGCCACCACCACCCGCGGCGTCGGCGAGCTCATCACGGTGGCCCTCGACGCCGGGGCGCACCGCATCATCATCGGCTGCGGGGACTCGGGGACCTGTGACGGCGGGGCCGGGGCGCTGGTGGCCCTGGGCACCCGACTGCTGGATGCCCAGGGGCGCGAGGTCGAGCCCACCGGCAGCAATCTGGCCCGGGTGGATCGCATCGATACCTCGGGCATGGACCCCCGCCTGGCCAGCACCGAGATCCTGGTGGCGGGCAATATGCACAATCTCCTGACCGGGGAGCGGGGGGTGGCCCGGGTCTTCGGCCCTCAGAAGGGCGCCACTCCCGAGCAGGTCGAGGCCCTGGATGCCGGGCTGGCGCACTGGGCTGGGCTGCTGGCCGGCGCCTTCCCCGAGCAGGTGGGGGGACGCGACCTGCTGACCGGCCCCGGTACGGGGGCCTCGGGCGGCCTGGGGGCGGGGCTCGCGGCGGGCACCGGCGCCCAGCTGCTCTCCCGGTTCGAGGTGTTCATGGATGCCGAGCGCTGCGGCATGGATGTTGACGGGCTCATCGCCCAGGCGGATCTGGTGCTCACCGCGGAGGGGGCGGTGGACTTCCAGACCCCCCGCGGGAAGATCCCGGCCGAGGTGGCGCGCCGGGCCAAGCGGGCGGGCAGGCCGGTGATCGCCCTGGCGGGCACCATCGGCCGGGGGGCCGCGGATGTCCATGCCGCCGGGATCGACGCGGTGGCGGGGATGATCCCGGCGCCCATGGAGCTCGGGGAGGCGGTGGCCCGGGCGGAGGAGCTCCTGGCCGACGCCACCGAGCGCACCCTGCGCCTGGTGCTCCTGGGCGCCGCCATGGCGGCCTGA
- a CDS encoding VOC family protein, giving the protein MAASTVTTTTSPGRPCWLELYTPDAEAAAAFYGGLLGWQVADADPGSGISTMVLLRDHLIASFEPQEGQQDDGGWLVTLLVDDVAAAVTQAEAAGGGVVIPCTEVGEDGTTTFAVVTDPGGAQVGMISDTDPAPAAPQEAGMPLWYEVLTDGLDAGVGFYETVFGWRTREVEPGQGLPYRVNDPGTGPLCGIGERSAFTGGAPAWRVYFGVEDLDSAAARVPALGGRALGEPQDSPYGRILPVADPHGANFMLVEM; this is encoded by the coding sequence ATGGCCGCTTCAACCGTCACCACGACGACTTCTCCGGGCCGCCCCTGCTGGCTCGAGCTCTACACCCCCGATGCCGAGGCCGCGGCAGCCTTCTACGGCGGGCTGCTGGGCTGGCAGGTCGCCGACGCCGACCCGGGGTCGGGCATCTCCACGATGGTGTTGCTCCGCGATCACCTCATCGCCTCCTTCGAGCCGCAGGAGGGCCAGCAGGACGATGGCGGCTGGCTGGTCACCCTGCTCGTCGACGACGTCGCGGCGGCTGTCACCCAGGCGGAGGCGGCAGGCGGGGGCGTCGTCATCCCGTGCACCGAGGTGGGCGAGGACGGCACGACCACCTTCGCCGTCGTCACTGATCCTGGGGGCGCACAGGTCGGCATGATCTCCGATACCGACCCGGCGCCCGCGGCTCCGCAGGAAGCGGGCATGCCGCTGTGGTACGAAGTGCTGACTGATGGGCTGGATGCCGGTGTCGGCTTCTACGAGACGGTGTTCGGCTGGCGCACCCGCGAGGTGGAGCCCGGCCAGGGCCTGCCCTACCGCGTCAACGACCCGGGGACGGGGCCCCTGTGCGGCATCGGGGAGCGCTCGGCCTTCACCGGGGGCGCTCCGGCCTGGCGGGTCTACTTCGGGGTGGAGGATCTCGACTCGGCCGCGGCGCGCGTGCCGGCACTCGGCGGCAGGGCACTGGGGGAGCCGCAGGACAGCCCCTACGGCCGGATTCTCCCGGTAGCCGACCCCCACGGCGCCAACTTCATGCTCGTCGAGATGTGA
- a CDS encoding MetQ/NlpA family ABC transporter substrate-binding protein: MSATIPRRTFSVGLVAAVGATLAACSSDSGVSGITKEGETSVISVGASPQPHVTILQFVQDNLVEGSGISLDIVEINDYQTPNTSLDDGSLAANFFQTPNYLAQQIKDKGFDFVAISDVHIEPLGLYSSKVASVDEIPSGGEIILNSDPANTARGLKLLAQAGLIELDAAVEQPADTDITSNPKNLTFTTVDGAQVARSMQDADAAVINGNYAIEAGLVPSKDALELEKAENSPYVNQLVVRTEDKDNADLKKLAELLNREEVRSFIQETWTDGSVLPAF, translated from the coding sequence ATGTCCGCAACCATCCCCCGCCGCACCTTCTCCGTCGGCCTGGTCGCCGCCGTCGGCGCCACCCTGGCCGCCTGCAGCTCGGACTCCGGCGTCAGCGGTATCACCAAGGAGGGCGAGACCTCGGTCATCTCCGTGGGCGCCTCCCCCCAGCCCCACGTCACTATCCTCCAGTTCGTCCAGGACAATCTGGTGGAGGGATCGGGCATCAGCCTGGACATCGTGGAGATCAACGACTACCAGACGCCCAACACCTCCCTTGATGACGGCTCCCTGGCCGCCAACTTCTTCCAGACCCCCAACTACCTGGCCCAGCAGATCAAGGACAAGGGCTTCGACTTCGTGGCCATCTCCGACGTCCACATCGAGCCCCTGGGCCTGTACTCCTCCAAGGTCGCCTCGGTGGATGAGATCCCCTCGGGCGGCGAGATCATCCTCAACTCCGACCCGGCCAACACCGCCCGTGGCCTCAAGCTCCTGGCCCAGGCCGGGCTCATCGAGCTCGATGCCGCCGTGGAGCAGCCGGCCGACACCGACATCACCTCCAACCCCAAGAACCTCACCTTCACCACCGTTGATGGGGCCCAGGTGGCCCGCTCCATGCAGGATGCGGACGCCGCCGTCATCAACGGCAACTACGCCATCGAGGCGGGCCTGGTGCCCAGCAAGGACGCCCTGGAGCTGGAGAAGGCGGAGAACAGCCCCTACGTCAACCAGCTGGTGGTGCGCACGGAGGACAAGGACAACGCCGACCTCAAGAAGCTCGCCGAGCTGCTCAACCGCGAGGAGGTGCGCTCCTTCATTCAGGAGACCTGGACCGACGGCTCCGTCCTGCCCGCCTTCTGA
- a CDS encoding DUF5979 domain-containing protein — translation MGLTARLRGVLDRHRFALVAFVGVMVVLLAVVIPARAQAVRTGDLQVSVRVTGAPAGLVRDYLLDYTCTDGQEGTVSARGSGAPTVVEGVFPMGTRCTVTADAEDLDLPGYVVEPRQGRSVAGSSVVIAGSAGGGPTAAVVEVDYRAACTGVLHEARTGGCAGR, via the coding sequence ATGGGACTGACTGCCCGCCTGAGGGGAGTGCTGGATAGGCACCGGTTCGCACTCGTGGCCTTCGTGGGAGTGATGGTGGTGCTCCTGGCTGTGGTGATCCCGGCCCGGGCGCAGGCGGTGCGCACTGGCGACCTGCAGGTCTCTGTGCGCGTCACCGGGGCGCCGGCGGGGCTGGTGCGCGACTACCTGCTGGACTACACCTGCACCGACGGCCAGGAGGGCACGGTCAGTGCCCGGGGCTCGGGTGCCCCGACCGTTGTCGAGGGGGTCTTCCCCATGGGGACGCGCTGCACGGTGACGGCCGACGCCGAGGATCTGGACCTGCCCGGCTACGTCGTCGAGCCCAGGCAGGGGCGGTCGGTGGCCGGGAGCTCGGTGGTCATCGCCGGTAGCGCGGGCGGTGGGCCGACAGCCGCGGTGGTCGAGGTCGATTACCGGGCCGCCTGCACCGGGGTGCTGCACGAGGCCCGGACCGGCGGCTGCGCGGGCCGGTGA
- a CDS encoding sensor histidine kinase, translating into MSDRTTPAQAPTPRRADGSRIPARLRIVAWMLFVVALGLVTMVVSVRSTLMADIAQRANEEVTQEVTELQRFAATGLDPATSKPFTSTTSLVEVFLSRQHFAEHESVVVVNHSTGKAEQLSGENTPRLDLSLSDPLFTQMIQSPSGATEYGNGEIRWARVELQPEDPQQHLSFIAISFTGPHVTTLNSTIWLMAGIGAAVLVLTGLIGLLVSRQILRPLRALGEAARSITEQDLTHRLPVHGRDDIAALTSSFNGMLDRLEEAFTGQTQFITRAHSELAEPLSTMDAQLAAAPATAQAREQRATIAGLLGVLEDLHTLAQAERRDFVHPDQQVEVLELAGTLQADLEAQAPGRWRPQVLAAGTAALDAQRIRQAVSHLARNALQHGGTGPLRLRIAPTTDSYGRSGLEISVTDAGPGVRTEDVDWLFERFTQEEAGSRRRGAGLGLAIVRAIADAHDGTVFISSAPGQGATVGMRIPAGPAWSLRRHDDAAPAPSASVSSPLSPGGAS; encoded by the coding sequence ATGTCCGATCGCACCACCCCCGCGCAGGCCCCCACACCCCGGAGAGCCGACGGCTCCCGCATCCCCGCACGGCTGCGCATCGTGGCCTGGATGCTGTTCGTCGTGGCCCTGGGCCTGGTGACCATGGTCGTCTCCGTGCGCTCCACCCTCATGGCCGACATTGCCCAGAGGGCCAACGAGGAGGTGACCCAGGAGGTCACCGAGCTCCAGCGCTTCGCCGCCACCGGGCTCGATCCCGCCACCTCCAAGCCCTTCACCTCCACCACCAGCCTGGTAGAGGTCTTCCTGTCCCGCCAGCACTTCGCCGAGCACGAGTCCGTCGTCGTGGTCAACCACTCCACCGGGAAGGCGGAGCAGCTCTCGGGGGAGAACACCCCCCGGCTCGACCTGAGCCTGTCCGACCCCCTGTTCACCCAGATGATCCAGTCCCCCTCAGGGGCCACCGAGTACGGCAACGGGGAGATCCGCTGGGCCCGGGTCGAGCTCCAGCCGGAGGATCCCCAGCAGCACCTGTCCTTCATCGCGATCAGCTTCACCGGGCCGCACGTGACCACGCTCAACTCCACGATCTGGCTCATGGCGGGTATCGGCGCCGCCGTCCTGGTCCTCACCGGGCTCATCGGGCTGCTCGTCTCCCGGCAGATCCTGCGACCTCTGCGCGCCCTGGGGGAGGCGGCCCGCTCCATCACCGAGCAGGACCTGACCCACCGCCTGCCCGTGCACGGGCGCGACGACATCGCCGCCCTGACCTCATCCTTCAACGGGATGCTCGACCGACTGGAGGAGGCCTTCACCGGCCAGACCCAGTTCATCACCCGCGCGCACAGCGAGCTCGCCGAGCCGCTGAGCACCATGGACGCCCAGCTGGCCGCCGCACCGGCCACCGCGCAGGCCCGTGAGCAGCGCGCCACGATCGCCGGGCTCCTGGGGGTGCTGGAGGATCTGCACACCCTGGCCCAGGCCGAGCGCCGCGATTTCGTGCACCCCGATCAGCAGGTCGAGGTCCTGGAGCTGGCCGGCACCCTGCAGGCCGACCTGGAGGCGCAGGCCCCCGGGCGCTGGCGCCCCCAGGTCCTGGCGGCGGGCACCGCCGCCCTCGATGCTCAGCGCATCCGCCAGGCCGTCTCCCACCTGGCCCGCAACGCCCTCCAGCACGGGGGCACCGGTCCCCTCCGGCTGCGCATCGCGCCGACGACGGACAGCTACGGCCGCAGCGGCCTGGAGATCTCCGTGACCGATGCCGGCCCCGGGGTGCGCACCGAGGACGTCGACTGGCTCTTCGAGCGCTTCACCCAGGAGGAGGCCGGCTCCCGGCGCCGGGGCGCCGGACTGGGCCTGGCCATCGTCCGCGCGATCGCCGACGCCCACGACGGCACCGTCTTCATCAGCTCCGCTCCCGGACAGGGAGCCACGGTGGGGATGCGCATCCCCGCGGGCCCGGCCTGGTCCCTGCGCCGTCACGACGACGCCGCGCCTGCGCCGTCGGCCTCGGTCTCCTCGCCCCTGAGCCCAGGGGGCGCCTCATGA